From Yersinia hibernica, a single genomic window includes:
- the gspS gene encoding type II secretion system pilot lipoprotein GspS produces MLSVTRKLSWFLPLVLLAGCQQPVNKKPQPTAQQQIKQLSALIAGAHYLQQQCQRTDVPKEAVLVKTALNLAASRHWDTSVPAYKLLGEHSQERYLALVKENKAEQPLCTELNLLMVDFVDEAQRHTNSH; encoded by the coding sequence ATGTTATCAGTTACCCGTAAGCTATCTTGGTTTTTGCCTTTGGTATTATTGGCCGGTTGCCAGCAACCAGTGAATAAAAAACCTCAGCCCACCGCCCAGCAGCAGATCAAACAATTGTCCGCTTTAATTGCCGGGGCACATTATTTACAACAACAGTGTCAACGAACAGATGTACCCAAGGAGGCGGTGCTGGTCAAAACAGCATTGAATTTGGCGGCCTCTCGGCACTGGGATACCAGCGTTCCTGCTTATAAATTACTGGGTGAGCATAGTCAGGAACGCTATTTGGCGTTGGTGAAAGAGAACAAAGCAGAGCAACCACTGTGTACAGAACTTAATTTACTGATGGTGGATTTTGTGGATGAAGCACAACGCCACACCAACAGCCATTAA